Proteins from a genomic interval of Uloborus diversus isolate 005 chromosome 4, Udiv.v.3.1, whole genome shotgun sequence:
- the LOC129220033 gene encoding DNA repair protein RAD51 homolog 4-like isoform X2: protein MPRLAEGVCSKLTSAVIARCKTSKIFTVDDFIFQDPESLSKDISTPYKDVLLIRDALLLKFAPVLRRADSLLCEVLDTLAIFETGSKRINNALQGGVYTGEVTEIHGPPGSGKTQFCLDVISNLLIETSCTVLYMDSNCTFSAGRVEEILLQKSDGCTVLNEKLQRIKVINMYDVYNFLDILYYVEKELQKKENFYYKNLKLVIIDSITHILAPCFGGSFLDGGGMISIVSELFNIICSKYTLSIMGLFKDVPFCIGKCGISN from the exons ATGCCTCGCTTAGCTGAAGGTGTCTGTTCAAAATTAACTTCTGCAGTCATTGCTCGGTGTAAAACCTCGAAAATTTTTACTGTAGATGATTTCATTTTTCAGGACCCTGAATCATTATCAAAAGATATAAGTACACCTTATAAA GATGTTTTACTCATTCGTGATGCCCTTCTGCTAAAATTTGCTCCAGTTTTGAGAAGAGCTGACAGTTTACTCTGTGAGGTGCTGGATACACTAGCTATTTTTGAAACTGGGAGTAAAAG aaTCAATAATGCTTTACAAGGTGGAGTGTATACTGGTGAAGTTACTGAAATACATGGCCCACCTGGCTCTGGAAAAACACAG ttctgcTTGGATGTAATTTCTAACTTGCTTATTGAAACTTCCTGTACTGTGCTGTATATGGATTCAAACTGTACCTTTTCAGCTGGAAGAGTTGAAGAAATTCTACTGCAAAAATCAGATGGATGCACT GTATTAAATGAAAAACTTCAAAGgataaaagttataaatatgtaTGATGTTTATAATTTCCTTGATATTCTATATTATGTCGAAAAAGAGCTCCAGAAGAAG gaaaactTCTACTATAAGAACTTGAAACTTGTAATTATTGACTCCATTACCCATATACTTGCACCATGTTTTGGAGGATCCTTTTTGGATGGAGGAGGAATGATAAGCATTGTTTCAGAACTGTTTAATATAATTTGCTCCAAATATACCTTGTCCATAATG GGACTTTTTAAGGATGTTCCATTTTGTATTGGAAAATGTGGAATAAGTAATTAA
- the LOC129220033 gene encoding DNA repair protein RAD51 homolog 4-like isoform X1, whose amino-acid sequence MPRLAEGVCSKLTSAVIARCKTSKIFTVDDFIFQDPESLSKDISTPYKDVLLIRDALLLKFAPVLRRADSLLCEVLDTLAIFETGSKRINNALQGGVYTGEVTEIHGPPGSGKTQFCLDVISNLLIETSCTVLYMDSNCTFSAGRVEEILLQKSDGCTVLNEKLQRIKVINMYDVYNFLDILYYVEKELQKKENFYYKNLKLVIIDSITHILAPCFGGSFLDGGGMISIVSELFNIICSKYTLSIMVCNNTVQSNGFIIKPALGASWKHVPSVSLCIQNISDTERRKLSAVKSCRTGLFKDVPFCIGKCGISN is encoded by the exons ATGCCTCGCTTAGCTGAAGGTGTCTGTTCAAAATTAACTTCTGCAGTCATTGCTCGGTGTAAAACCTCGAAAATTTTTACTGTAGATGATTTCATTTTTCAGGACCCTGAATCATTATCAAAAGATATAAGTACACCTTATAAA GATGTTTTACTCATTCGTGATGCCCTTCTGCTAAAATTTGCTCCAGTTTTGAGAAGAGCTGACAGTTTACTCTGTGAGGTGCTGGATACACTAGCTATTTTTGAAACTGGGAGTAAAAG aaTCAATAATGCTTTACAAGGTGGAGTGTATACTGGTGAAGTTACTGAAATACATGGCCCACCTGGCTCTGGAAAAACACAG ttctgcTTGGATGTAATTTCTAACTTGCTTATTGAAACTTCCTGTACTGTGCTGTATATGGATTCAAACTGTACCTTTTCAGCTGGAAGAGTTGAAGAAATTCTACTGCAAAAATCAGATGGATGCACT GTATTAAATGAAAAACTTCAAAGgataaaagttataaatatgtaTGATGTTTATAATTTCCTTGATATTCTATATTATGTCGAAAAAGAGCTCCAGAAGAAG gaaaactTCTACTATAAGAACTTGAAACTTGTAATTATTGACTCCATTACCCATATACTTGCACCATGTTTTGGAGGATCCTTTTTGGATGGAGGAGGAATGATAAGCATTGTTTCAGAACTGTTTAATATAATTTGCTCCAAATATACCTTGTCCATAATG GTTTGCAATAATACTGTCCAAAGTAATGGTTTCATAATAAAGCCCGCTTTAGGAGCATCTTGGAAGCATGTGCCATCAGTCTCACTTTGTATCCAAAACATAAGTGATACAGAGAGGCGTAAATTGAGTGCTGTAAAAAGCTGTAGAACT GGACTTTTTAAGGATGTTCCATTTTGTATTGGAAAATGTGGAATAAGTAATTAA